The region gaaaagaagaggagagatgaAAAATGATTTTCCCTCATTGGCAATAGCTAGCAAGAGATTGGAGAAAGGACAATCCTGCCCTTGAGAGAAGAATAAtgttcagaaagagaagttatatCTTTAAAAACGTTCTTAGGTGTGTTCAAAGTCCCCAGAGAGAAACCgaacttttactttattttactttaaaaatactctgTAAGTGATGGTCTGAAGCAAGGTTTAAGAAGGTGCCTTGTTCTACCACAATCCTTAGGTTTTATGCTCTGAAACAGAACCCCGAAACACTCTGAACcataaggattttaaaatttattcaaaacaGTATGATCTGAGGGGTTGTGGTGGCTGCATCGCCCAGCCAGAGGGTACACAGCACAGTGTTCTAGAAGATTCTAGGGACACAATAAACAAGGGTTCAAGGAGGGAAACtacttcatttacatttaagctagAGAGTTTAggttcttaatttatttaaatccATAGATTCAGTTTAGCTAAACAGAAAGTGGAAGGCATTCTACAAGTGGAAGAGGCAGCAAGAAATAGGGCAACAGATAATACGTCAAAGCTAGAACAAAGGCAGAGGTCAGGACTTGTCTGCTTATTAGCTTTGTCCTTGACTACTAAGGCCAACCTTTTTGTTCCTCTGGACAGTCAGCATGCCAAGTTCCTAGAGAAGTGTGGAGAAGAAAAAACCCATGGTTAGAAATTTTGGATTGACTATCAATGTATTAAATAttaagtcattattttaaaatgtcagtcatAGTATCTCCTAGGACCGATTCAAGAGGATTGGATAGAATAGTCGATGTAGAATCTGTAATAAAGTGATTAACACAAGTGCTTAATAATGTTAGCTATTTTCTCCCATGGCAATTGTCCCCCCTACCCCTCAACCTATATATTTAGCAGGTTGACCAAAATTATCCTTCCTTCATGACCTAAAGAAGAAAGGGCCTCCAAAGAGAACTCTATAGTCAATTCAATTTAGCACAAACAATCCTCCTAGATTTTCAGTGCGGTTTGTTCCTTTCTATTGTCCATGTGTGCCTCCCCTGGAGAGGAAGCAATAATGAGTCTCTGTCAAGACTTCTAGCCCTTCAACATCTTCCATATATTACACTGCTTTATTAACATTAGAAACCATCTGGACGCTTGTTAAAATGAAGCTTTTCCTCAGCACCGAGGGGAATTCCTTAGGGCTGGGGCCCGGGAATTTGTCTTTTCAGTAATCTCACTCGGTTCTCTGAAGCTGATTTTACGGAAAAGCACTTTCAGAAATACTGTAATTACAGAAGTGGAGTGAGGGGGGCTAATCCAAATTGCAAATAAACTCAAATCTTATTGTTGATCTCAGATTTaagatatttatctatttaaaagaATTCAGTTCTACGTGGgtcaagacagtttggtagtcTCACTTGAACGGggcaagactgaaaaaaaaatgggtttgggttcttttcattcttcctgtTGTTCACCCCTTTCAAAATGCAGATAAGTCTCTCCTCCACTAACTTCAACCTTTTAAGATTAAAGTTGCTTCCACTCgctgttgagaaagaaaaacagccctCCCCCTTTCGCCTTCCCGGGTCTCAGTCTAAGGTGGTTACACACAAGAACTGACCGAGGATGAAACCCACCAGCAGACTCATGTGAGCTCATGCTACTTTTGAAGGAGGTACCGGCAGCTGTCACCACTTTGGGATTTAACATCGCCAGACTAGTTCAGACTAATCTGAGGCCCCTCACAAAGAAATATGTATTGATTTGGGAGGCAGAAGTGTGATCATGATCTGTTTGGCTGACCTGTTTGGTGGCTTCAGAAGGTCCCCAGATTTTGAAGCTTCTATAGAAAACTGAGTAATTACTAGGAAGCTTTGCAATCACTTCAATGTGAAGGTCAAAAATCTAGAAGGCTATGTGTTATATTGAGCTTTACTCCCATACAGAAGTGAAATATCAAAAACACAGGATGACAGAAATCCACATCCATATGCGTATAGTACTGTTTTTTATATGTATGAGAACTCTATTCACAGATGTCCAGCCTATTCATTACTAAACTAGTTAAGTATAGTGTTCCATATCTTTTACTTCTCCATTACAGAGATTTAACTTCTTTCcgattctaaaattaaaatttcacccTTACCCCCATGCCACCCTTTTTCACCAAACCTAAGCTTAGGAGGATCTTCTACTTACAGAAGTTAGGCAAAAGGATTTCCAAATGGATCCCTATATACATCAGAAGATGTGGATTGAGGAGAAGCCATCTACGGAGATAAAACCATCTAGTCAATAACCATAATTACAATTGTAAGAAAACAACTATAATTAAGACTTCTCagatccctttaaaaaaaatcacttaggtCACAGACTAATCAGATATTGTATGTGGGTCTATGATGACTTGTGTTTGCCTGCctgtgatgtgtgtatgtgtgtgtgtgtgtgtgtgtgtgtgtgtgtattatttacATCAAAACCAAGTTTCAGAATTATGTTTGCCTCCCaatgcaaaatattatttttatgagcTAAGTAATTATGGGTGGGAAATTAGGAACttaaatctttgaaaaaattttaaagatactatTTTGGCTCAATTTTCTTTCAAAGTGCTTTCCTGAGCTAGGTTAAGTGAGATACAAAGGATTTTtctatatgttatttgtttctcAAGTTCAGGAGAGTAGTTCCTGCAAAAATAATCTTTCCCCAGTTTGAGTTGAGGTTTACACTGCGATGGTCCTCAATGATCAATCGTATTCAAATGTCCTTTACTGTCAAAGATACAAGTAACGTTAATTCAGGAGGTGGTAACTCTATGTGGCGTGTACTTTGGAACATCATCTTCTAATAGTTGATACTTACAGACGCTGGTGATGAACGGAAAGAATCTTTAGAGAAGGGGTTCTCAAATGCATTGTCAGCAGATTTGGAAACTGGCAGGGCACCTTGTCTGGGAGCTGGCTTTGGTAGTTCTAGAAGGTGAAAAAGTAGTCAGTAGACAAGCTTTCCCCAAATACATGCACAAGTTCTCCAGTCAGGCTTATCTTAGAAATTAAGTTCCATACttgctccgaacgcgcaggctcaggggccatggctcacgggcccagccgctccgcggcatgcgggatcttcccggaccgggggcacgaacccgtgtcccctgcatgggcaggcggactctcaaccactgagccaccagggaagtcctaagttCCATACTTTTGAAATTGACATCAATGGAACAAAAATCACCACCAAATACCAAGACTCCCAGTGATTATTACAGGCAAATTCATCCCTTCTTGGAAGATGAAGCCATGCATATTTGCTTGAAGTGGAAGAGATTCAGAATTCCCTCACTTATAAGTAcctacatggggcttccctggtggcgcagtggttgagagtccgcctgccgatgcaggggacaggggttcgtgccccggtccgggaggatcccgcatgccgcggagcggctgggcccgtgagccatggccgctgcgcctgcgcgtccggtgcctgtgctctgcaacgggaaaggccacaacagtgggaggcccgcctACATGGCAAACCTTCACCAAGCCTTGAGGCCAACACAGAAGTAAAAGCTCCGAGAGATTAAATCACTAATACAGTACAGCGAGCATTCGAATACTGGCTGCATTTTGAAGCGCTTTCGTTCTACCACACCTTTTTAACTTTCCTCATTAGATGGGTAGTGCAGTCCATACATACCTACTCATGAAAAAATGAGTCCTTATCACACATACAGCCTCCAGGTGCCATGACCCATTGAATTTCAATAGCTCCTGGCAGCCCTTTTAAGAATTGTCACAAGAGGGCAGCATTGGGCCAGCCCTTCGAAACAGCTAACTAAGGTAAAGTTAACTCCGTAAGGTAAATGGTTAAGTTGTCTCCATAACCCCTGCTAGGCAAAAAAAGCAAGAGTAAAGCTATTGGTGGGTCGGGAGAGGGTTCTTCTGAGGGACTCTGTGGGCCCATATGGCAGTGGAATACTTGTTGGTACAGCTGACAGAGAAGTAGGTAGCTTACCATTGATTTTTCTCAACAGTTGATTAGCGTCAAAGTCATCATGGTCTGCATTCTCCTGAGGAATGCCAACTTTGTTGTTGAAGTAGTTGGAGAAGGCACTTGAAGTCCCAGCGGAATTCTGCTCTCCTTTCCTTGCTGGCAGAGTAGGCGGCTGCCGCAGTTGGAAGtccttaaacatttctttcacttCCTTCACTTCTTTGTCCCCAAGTGGGTCCAAGGCAACAAAGGCATCGCTGGAGACGTCCTTCGGAGGACCAGTTCTGGGAGGTGGCTGAGGAGGAGTGACCAGGAGAGAGGAGAGCATAGAAGGGGGCTGGGCTGACACAGTAGGAGCTGGAAAAACATTGCTCTGAAAAGGATTCCCCAGCGGGCTGGTTGATGACCAAGTATTGGGTGTCACGGATGCTGACGGGCCCCAGACTACAGGGGCTGGAGGTGAAGCTGAGGCTGCAAAGGATGAAGGCTGGTTCCAACCTGGAACAGCTGGGCTTGTGGTAAAGACGATTGGCTGACTGAATCCTGAAGGCTGACCAGCCATCATAGTGCCCGGGACCATTGTAGTGGATTGACTAAAGACTAAGGGCGCTGGGTTCCACGGTCCTGTCTGAGCAGATATAACTGGCACACCACCTGAAGGAGGGAAATGGGATAAAGGACTTATCAGGAAACTAGCCTGAAGAGGATCCTTGAGTTTCAGAGAGTCAACTCTCCGGAGAGCATTTTTAGAGAGCATCTACATGCCAAACCTTTATTAAGCCTTGAGGCTGACATGGCTTTTATTAGATTATTTCACTCCAAAGACGAAGGAGCTGTAGCAAGCATTTAAATGCTGGTTGCATTTCGaagccctttctttcttccacacCTTTTTCACTTTCCTCATTAGATAGATAATACAGTCCATAAGTacccagtcataaaaaagaaaatgagcccTTCTCGTACGTTCACTGATGTCATTCAAACAGCTAGAACAGAGCCTGTCAATACCGTGAACCTACGTGTTGAgtaaatacatttacatatagAAACCATGCTTGTTCTGAAGTAAATTAATATAAtccatcagggcttccctagtggcgcagtggttgaaagtccgcctgccgatgcagggaacacgggttcgtgtcccggtccgggaagatcccacacgccgcagagcggctgggcctgtgagccatggccgctgagcctgcgcgtccagagcctgtgctccaccacgggagaggccacaacattatTTtttccgcgtaccgaaaaaaaatatatatataatccatcAGACACTCTTGAGAAACTGATTTAATGTTTTCATTGGGCAACTGGCTCATGTCTGAGGTCTTATGGAGACTAGCTATCAGGCATGTGCATTAGGCTTTAACATGTTTACATCCCGAAGAAACCATTTCAAAGCTTCCTTGCTTTTAAATGCTGCCAAGGTGGACACAGCTACATAAAAGGATGATAAAATTTGGTTGATGCCAAGATAGCTTTAGACTTTTATAtacaaaaatggagaaaaggctAGTTTTCCTAGGAGAGCTGTTTCAAATAAAAGTGCTTCCTGCCATGTGTCACTCACTAAACTTTGCCAGAAGTTAGAACACAGTAtttaaaagaggaagaggaagagagggagacgAGATAAAGTgaagcaaaaacacaaacaaaaaaaaacaactcttgcaATGTAACTAACTGCCCGTCTGCAGGCATTGCTCTTTGTGGGGAAACGGCTCTATCACCTGCACCCTTGCCATTGTTGATCTGTAATTCATTAAATCACTAAAATCTAGGTCTCGCCAGTGTGCGCCCTCCTCTTCTTGAGAAGCTCATTCCCTGCATCTTGTTCTAATACGTAGCACATTTTCTCTTCGGCCTCTTCCCAAGTGTATTAATGACCCAGTTAAACTGTCGTCACTAACAGAAAACCTAAATTCAGCCTCATGCCCATTCACAAACGACACTCTGCTCTCAAAACCTACTTGCTTTGAGCTTTGGAGCAGAGCATTCTTGAGTTATGAAAGTTTTCTAACCAAAGTAGGAGAAGGCCTTCAAACCTGGGTTAGGAATGTTTTTGTTTCCAGagtgagaaatatttttaaaacaacgtTCAGGGGCTGATATGGTAAGATGTTGTATCTTGAATTTTCTTGGGACTGGAGCCTGGTGTTACTTGACTCAACCGTCATCAGGAACAACAGCCATCTGGCCGTGAACACAAGGTGTGCTCACGAAGGCTGCTGGGTTTCAGAGGTGGGTCATCTTACTAAATCCACATGCTTATTTTTGGGGTGAGGAAACTGGGCACAAGAATATTATTACAATTGAGAGGGTCACAGTCTGTGAAAGAGACTAAAACTCAGGCATACCACCTCCAAAGCCAGCACCCTATCCTCCTGTTCTGTCTCCTTGGCATCAAGGAACAGAACTATATTTTTTATTAGCATGTTAATCCAAATACTTATTTGACATATACCGAAATGAGACTTCATGTACACTCAAGAGTATacatacaggcagacctcagagatattgcaggtttggttccagaccactgccaTAAAAGGAATAtggcaataaagtgagtcacacaaattttttggtttcccagcccatataaaagttacgtttacactatactgtagtctagtaaatgtacaatagcattatgtctaaaaaacaacgtacataccttaatttaaaaacactttactgttaaaaaatgctaaccgtcacctgagccttcagcaagtcataatctttttgcaatagtaacatcaaagatcatcgatcacagatcaccatagcaatataataatagtaaaaatgtttgaaatattgcaggaattaccaaaatgtgatacagagacacgacgtgaacaaatgctgttggagaaatggcgctgatagacttgctcgacTCAAGGTTGCCACAGAccatcaatttgtaaaaaactcaATATCTCCAAGGTACAATAAAATGAAgggcaataaaacgaggtatgcctgtattcctTTCACAACCAATCAAGGGAACAGTTCTCTTAGATCCTATAATACAGGCTTCTAGAAGTGGCTTGAGTTTGAACAAAGTTATTTCtggcattttaaaacaaattacttACATTTTATTAACTGAAGCTAGAGTCACTCACTAATAATTTACACCAATTGGATGTGCAAAAATTGGATAGAATTTTACCATCTTTCATGTTGGATGACTTGCCTTCCCTTAGGAAAATGTGTGGCTTTAGTCCTAGATGGTATTAGTGGGAGTGgtggtaaaagagaaaaatacatttgagaGGAATTAAAGGCTTTCCCAGTGTATACTTAGGCCAGCCTTCATTCCCGTCTACCAGATCCCATGCATCACGTTTCCAAGGTATTTAAGGCCCTGCTGGAGAaaggtaaggaaaaagaaagtgtgGGTATAAAAAGTTAGTTTTATTAACCTTTAGATGCTAGATTAAAGCGCAGGGCAGCTAGTCAAAGCCAAAGGCTCAGCTTTCTACAatgccctttccccacccccagttctCCAGAGGAAACGGTCCCCCAGCTGGGTCCAGCGGAAGCCAGACCTACAACCTTCCATGGCTTGGCGGAGGGTCCCTGCTAGTGGACAGGGGCTATACTGTAGGGCTCAGTTTGAGTCCCATGTCCAAACTGGGAAGAATCATCAGTATTCTGCAGTTGTATACCCCAAGGCCTCAACAGGGGCACCTAGCCAGAAAGCTTCACTTCATCTGAATAAATTAACAATTATAGGGTCCAGCTGTATTTTCAGGCTGACTTGTTAAATATCGGCTGTAAAAATGCTTCGGGGCATTGATATGAAACTACAAAGCTCTGCGATGTGACCTAGCCGCAGGCACTGCATACaagctctctctccttctgcaGGGAAAGCACCAACCAGCTCCACTTGAGGGTGGAGGAGAAAGGGATGCAGAAAGGGGAAGACCCCAAGAGATATGAAGTGCTTGGGGAGAGTCTCCTGATGGTGTCAACGCCAAGCAGAGACCTGGAACACGTGGGCTTCTCACACCTGCAGGGATTTCAGCCACTCAGCAGGTGGGAACCAACCCTCCTGTTGCTACCACGCTCCAGATAGGATGGAGCGGATTTAAGATGACAGaaccaaaatattttcctttggcggaaaacagcaggaaaaaaaagagtcctgATGATTGACTCAGCAGGAGGCAGAGAAAGCCAAGATCCCTGGTCAGATTTTACAAAATAGGGGAGAGTCTCTCTTCACCCAtagccccccccccagccccctcccaagACAGAGTCTATTTGGAGCTTGTAGAGGAGAtaagaagtagaaaaacaaagagaagccccagCAGGAGAGCAAAGACCATTGTCGGGGGTTTCTGAAGACTGTTCCATGGAGGCAGGAAAGAACTGGAGGCTTCAGGCAACGAGTAGCAGGGCCAGCCCTCGGCCGAGTGGCCTTCCCCAACGTCCTGCCACAGAGTGGCCCAGTGGCTTGCAGAGCTGGTGACACATTTTTGAATGACAGCAGCATCACCTCTCAGGTATCTGATAAAATTCCATCTCTTCCCttatttctgtgttctcttcAACTTCAGACTTCTATACTGTGGACTTACTAACTCTACTAAGACACCCATCTAGCCAAAATACCAGCAAGGAGCTGCTAAGGCTGAACTATTCAGAGAATGATCAAGATATATGCCTGTCTCACACCCACCATATGCCTAGAAACAGAGCTGGGCTCAGAACCCGGCACTTTCATTCAATTCCTCACACTTGCTTCAGATTTAACTTATAGCCCTCTTGGGGTGTATATCCCTTCCTTTAACCAAGAGGTTAAATAGGGGATAGCGCTTCAATTTAGTAATGGCAAATTGCATGGAAGACATGCATGTTGCTACTTCTTCAAATAGAGATGATAGACAAGGCTCTCTCATCTCAACCCTGTTTCTCCAATGAAGCTGGTCTGGGCTTCAGAATCCCTTCCTACTGTCTTCAGTAAGCCATGACCGGTTGGTTCAGGTAAGTGCGATACTAAAAATGGATTTCTTCTCACATGCCAATTCAAGGAGTCAAATTCCAGTTACAGGTCAAGAGTACCTAATAGGGGTGGGTTGTAGAGAAGTAAAAGTGGGAGAAAGGCTCCCTAGGATGCTCAAATCTTATGCCCCAGGAACCCCCATGGATATGAAGTGCTCCCTCCTATGAATTACCATCTTAGGAGTGAAAGTAACAGAGCCAAACCTAACTCCATCTCTACACACCTACCTAGACCCCCAAGGGGCCCTACTGGGGCAGCAGCACTTGTTTTGAAGAGGTCCAGGGGCTTGGTCTGTATGGTTGCAGGTTGTCCTGGAGATGTCTGGCCTGGAGGTTCTGAGACGAGAGGAGCAAAGATGTCTGATGCAAGTAAGTCTTTTGCTGGAGACTGACAGGGCAGAGAGGGACACAGAGCAGTTACTCAGGAACAGTGAAATCCAGCTCTATTCTGTTTCCTACTCTGTACCTCGAATTTGcgaacacaaaaagagaaacttttCCCCATTATTGATAAATTATTATAACAAActccaaaagacaaaaaaaaaaaaagacacggaTCCTGGCAATGGACAGAATATTGGGTCCTGGTGACTGACGCAATGGAGGACCTACAAAGTGAAATCTACTTTGCTCATTTACACATTTGATTCTGTCTGGTCTCCTTATCAGCTAAAAGCTTGAAGCTGGGAGAGAAAGGGCAACTGTAAGTTAGTAGCCTAAATATTCTGATCCTTCTTCTGGATTTAAATCATTCTGCATAAAGATGATACAGTAGTTTAATCATTAGGCCAGCATATTCCAATgcgatttttaaaatgaaacttatataaaccccattttaaattgcttttgaaGGAAGTGGTAATAGTAAATATATAAGTTTCTTTTAAGACAATGGATTGTTCAGTCAttaatcagaggagaaaaactcGAGAATTTTAGACCACCACCTTGGACACGAATGCCATATGCCGGGGTGTGTGGAGGCGTGTGTTAGTACGGGGAAGGTACAAAGGGAATCACAGgaacccttcccctcccctcccagaacATGATGATCAAACTTACCGGAGGTACAGAAGCATAGCAGCATTAAAAACGGAAAAACTTGTGTTTAGTTAATAATATGTGACGACATGCAAACAGAAAGCAGGGTGTGACAAACACTGCCGAGTGAGAAGCTTAAAAAGGGTGACAGTTAGAGGAAAGTATTCCTGGAGAACGATGCGCCTTATCCCACCTCCTATGTTACAGCCACACAGGAAACTACAATAGCAGCAGGAAAGAGAGCTTGCATCACACCACCCTTTGGTACCGAACATGCATTCTGCCAATGGATATGTGGAGACAATTCACCTTAGCAGtccttctgcctcttcctggTTTGGTACTTTGTGGAGGTGGGATAATGGCTATGGAGTCATGTGGTAAGGACTGGACAGAGCTTTCCAAGTCCTGCTTTACGCCATTCGGTACGGGCAGTCCTTTGGGAGGGCTTCCCACAAAAGGGTTCGGGGAGGATTTGATATGGAAGCCGTTCTGTTCTCTTTCAGATACCCCATTGTGAGTTCTCACTGCTGGCTGTGTTTGCGTACTTGATAAGGGCCACAGGCCTGCCTGAGCTTCCTGTTTGCCAGTCCGGTTAGAGATTTGGTCAAACTGCTGACCAAAGTAATCAACATCCCCATTCAGGGGCCCGTTACTCAGAGGGGTAGACGAGCTAGTCAAATTCTCTTTCTTCTGATCTGGAGATTTGAGAGAATCAGACGAAGAGGGTGCCGATTGGTCTGGCTGTGCAAAAGGATCGTCACGGAAAGGATCAGGATTAGGGGTGGGAAAGAAGTTGAGATTGGCAGAAAAGGCATTTTCAGGCAAGAAAGATGCCTGAGGCTTTGGTCGAGGAAGAGAGCAGGAGGCGATGCCATTTGTTAAGAATAGATTTTCTCGTAAAGAATTCTGATTGGTGTCGATTTCAGAGTTTAGATCCACTAACAGGATATCTTTGCTTTCCTATcacatttggaaagaaaaaaaaaagaaaatgttagtcCACGTTGTGACTTCAAATGAGAAAGCTACATAAGATGACTAAGATTATCAAAATTTCCATTCGATTTCAGTCTTACTGGTTGACCATTACCTCCTCCCATCGTGTCCCTGAGTGCACTTACTAGTTGTAGAATAggtcctccctgcccctcccaggccctTTTAAGTCTCAACTTCATTGGCCCTTCATTCAGTGAAATCTTACTGTTGTTTACTTCACATGTCTCCCCTCACCCTTTCAGACTGGCTGAGTTCATAATCATCATTGTTTCAATTCATGCCTTTGACAGTCTTAAAGGGAATTGATTTCGAGTCACTCTAAGTGACTATCTAAGCATATTGAGCTTGAAGGAAATGGCCTAGCCCCTCTTCCTACATGATGTACATTCCTATTGTACCCCCAGAGTCACCTAATATCACCTCTCTAAATGAGTGAATTCATTGCCTAATATAGTCATATCTTATCATTCTAGTTATAATAAAGTTTAAGGTCAAATATATTTCCCTACAATTGGTCTTTCCTCTAGGGGGGCAAAGAAGATTTTCCCCTCACATCACAGCCTGCCAGGTATGCCTCTTTAAATACTTAAGGATCTTTTTAAAAGTGTAGCCAAGTTGGATCTCTCATTCTCATCATCCTAGTCTCTCCTCTGGACGTACTCTTTTGTCTATGTCCTTCTAAGAACATGATACTCAAAATACTGATATAATCTAACATAATATATCACATTAACCTCTCATAGTTGTACCTTTTTTCATAATATAGTTTAGTGTTGCCTGTGTCATGACAGGAGTCTCCTCTACTTAGTGGATAAATTCAACTAATGTTGAAGTCACCTTTAATTTATGTATAATCTAATCTTTAATTTATGTATAAGGTGGAGATATGGGTGTAAGAGTTAATTTGAAAGACATACTAAATGAATAACTCTACAAATTCTATTCCTTCCCTATCATTTTTCAGTTATGTTAATTATTTGGATTCTCAATTGTCAGATATGACATTCTTCTCAGCATAAAAGCAGCAAATTTGATAAATCTGACATGTCTTTATTCAGGGCAATGACACAACTAATTAGGATTCACCCTGGGATATAGCTATCATACTGACAGACCTTCCTTCTGATTGACTTTGATCAATTAAATACTTAACTATGCTAGCCACAGAagaatataaacaataaaaactgTCGAGCTGAAATGGAAGTTAGTTTTCTAGTATTATCCTGGGaagattattaaat is a window of Globicephala melas chromosome 3, mGloMel1.2, whole genome shotgun sequence DNA encoding:
- the DAB2 gene encoding disabled homolog 2 isoform X2, whose translation is MSNEAETSATNGQPDQQAAPKAPSKKEKKKGTEKTDEYLLARFKGDGVKYKAKLIGIDDVPDARGDKMSQDSMMKLKGMAAAARSQGQHKQRIWVNISLSGIKIIDEKTGVIEHEHPVNKISFIARDVTDNRAFGYVCGGEGQHQFFAIKTGQQAEPLVVDLKDLFQVIYNVKKKEEEKKKMEEASKAVENGSEALMNLDDQACKLKLESKDILLVDLNSEIDTNQNSLRENLFLTNGIASCSLPRPKPQASFLPENAFSANLNFFPTPNPDPFRDDPFAQPDQSAPSSSDSLKSPDQKKENLTSSSTPLSNGPLNGDVDYFGQQFDQISNRTGKQEAQAGLWPLSSTQTQPAVRTHNGVSEREQNGFHIKSSPNPFVGSPPKGLPVPNGVKQDLESSVQSLPHDSIAIIPPPQSTKPGRGRRTAKSPAKDLLASDIFAPLVSEPPGQTSPGQPATIQTKPLDLFKTSAAAPVGPLGGLGGVPVISAQTGPWNPAPLVFSQSTTMVPGTMMAGQPSGFSQPIVFTTSPAVPGWNQPSSFAASASPPAPVVWGPSASVTPNTWSSTSPLGNPFQSNVFPAPTVSAQPPSMLSSLLVTPPQPPPRTGPPKDVSSDAFVALDPLGDKEVKEVKEMFKDFQLRQPPTLPARKGEQNSAGTSSAFSNYFNNKVGIPQENADHDDFDANQLLRKINELPKPAPRQGALPVSKSADNAFENPFSKDSFRSSPASMASPQSTSSDVYRDPFGNPFA
- the DAB2 gene encoding disabled homolog 2 isoform X1 translates to MSNEAETSATNGQPDQQAAPKAPSKKEKKKGTEKTDEYLLARFKGDGVKYKAKLIGIDDVPDARGDKMSQDSMMKLKGMAAAARSQGQHKQRIWVNISLSGIKIIDEKTGVIEHEHPVNKISFIARDVTDNRAFGYVCGGEGQHQFFAIKTGQQAEPLVVDLKDLFQVIYNVKKKEEEKKKMEEASKAVENGSEALMNLDDQACKLKLGVDQMDLFGDMSTPPDLSSPTESKDILLVDLNSEIDTNQNSLRENLFLTNGIASCSLPRPKPQASFLPENAFSANLNFFPTPNPDPFRDDPFAQPDQSAPSSSDSLKSPDQKKENLTSSSTPLSNGPLNGDVDYFGQQFDQISNRTGKQEAQAGLWPLSSTQTQPAVRTHNGVSEREQNGFHIKSSPNPFVGSPPKGLPVPNGVKQDLESSVQSLPHDSIAIIPPPQSTKPGRGRRTAKSPAKDLLASDIFAPLVSEPPGQTSPGQPATIQTKPLDLFKTSAAAPVGPLGGLGGVPVISAQTGPWNPAPLVFSQSTTMVPGTMMAGQPSGFSQPIVFTTSPAVPGWNQPSSFAASASPPAPVVWGPSASVTPNTWSSTSPLGNPFQSNVFPAPTVSAQPPSMLSSLLVTPPQPPPRTGPPKDVSSDAFVALDPLGDKEVKEVKEMFKDFQLRQPPTLPARKGEQNSAGTSSAFSNYFNNKVGIPQENADHDDFDANQLLRKINELPKPAPRQGALPVSKSADNAFENPFSKDSFRSSPASMASPQSTSSDVYRDPFGNPFA